The Streptomyces spororaveus genome includes a region encoding these proteins:
- a CDS encoding MerR family transcriptional regulator, whose protein sequence is MGRAAEMPDTTQGFLRALGEARLITPLRSAGGHRRYSRYQLRIAARARELVDQGTPIEAACRIIILEDQLEEAQRLNAEYRRAAQATNPYRDPRGLRLGPHGIAADARRS, encoded by the coding sequence ATGGGCCGGGCGGCCGAAATGCCCGACACCACCCAGGGCTTCCTCCGCGCTCTGGGCGAAGCCCGCCTCATCACCCCGCTCCGCTCCGCAGGCGGGCACCGCCGCTACTCCCGCTACCAGCTGCGCATCGCGGCCCGCGCCCGCGAACTCGTCGACCAGGGCACCCCCATCGAGGCCGCCTGCCGCATCATCATCCTCGAGGACCAGCTCGAAGAAGCCCAGCGCCTCAACGCCGAATACCGCCGCGCCGCCCAAGCAACCAACCCCTACCGCGACCCCCGAGGGCTAAGGCTCGGCCCGCACGGCATCGCAGCCGATGCTCGGAGGTCCTGA
- a CDS encoding CsbD family protein: MSGEQKAEAKGEQAKGKLKETAGRLTGNERLTGEGRAEQAKGDAREAKEKVKDTFKH, from the coding sequence GTGTCTGGTGAGCAGAAGGCCGAGGCAAAGGGCGAGCAGGCCAAGGGCAAGCTCAAGGAGACCGCTGGCCGCCTGACGGGCAATGAGCGGCTGACCGGCGAGGGCCGAGCGGAGCAGGCCAAGGGCGATGCCCGCGAGGCCAAGGAGAAGGTCAAGGACACCTTCAAGCACTGA
- a CDS encoding DUF2267 domain-containing protein, with the protein MYHQPRPDRPTPAMTFDQMLERVRYEGAYPTRERAAEAVHHVLSALGRQLTGDERVDLAQCLPVEAALTLTAQIPDTQHLTGWGFVKDLAARTGVSPAIARWDTGAVLSAVTALADPGLLARILQGLPDDYALLFEQARLRRPQRAAA; encoded by the coding sequence ATGTACCACCAGCCTCGACCGGACCGGCCCACCCCCGCCATGACGTTCGACCAGATGCTGGAACGCGTGCGCTACGAAGGCGCCTACCCCACCCGCGAACGCGCCGCGGAAGCCGTCCACCACGTCCTGTCCGCCCTCGGCCGCCAGCTCACCGGCGACGAACGCGTCGACCTCGCCCAGTGCCTGCCCGTCGAAGCCGCCCTCACCCTGACCGCCCAGATCCCCGACACCCAGCACCTCACCGGCTGGGGCTTCGTCAAGGACCTGGCCGCCCGAACCGGCGTGAGCCCGGCCATCGCCCGCTGGGACACCGGCGCCGTACTCTCCGCCGTCACCGCGCTCGCCGACCCCGGCCTCCTCGCCCGGATCCTGCAAGGACTGCCCGACGACTACGCCCTCCTCTTCGAACAGGCGCGACTGCGCCGGCCTCAGCGCGCCGCCGCCTGA
- a CDS encoding DUF2267 domain-containing protein, translated as MTIRRESFQAHVQERGEYQTPQEAERAARVVLALLGAHLVGTVRAELAARLPETYALILLNPLQAAEPLPPERFVRATAAWIEGATEKTALWDIGAVLSTVAAAAGDVLTREVLLQLPPGYDLLFGHPQPT; from the coding sequence ATGACGATACGCAGGGAGTCGTTCCAGGCACACGTCCAGGAACGCGGCGAGTACCAGACCCCACAGGAAGCGGAACGGGCGGCCCGCGTCGTCCTGGCCCTGCTGGGCGCCCACCTGGTCGGCACCGTGCGGGCCGAACTCGCCGCCCGACTCCCCGAAACGTACGCCCTGATCCTGCTCAACCCGCTGCAGGCCGCGGAGCCGCTCCCGCCCGAGCGATTCGTGCGTGCGACCGCGGCCTGGATCGAGGGCGCCACCGAGAAGACCGCCCTGTGGGACATCGGCGCGGTCCTGTCCACCGTGGCCGCCGCGGCGGGTGACGTCCTCACGCGCGAGGTCCTGCTCCAGCTCCCGCCCGGCTACGACCTCCTCTTCGGCCACCCCCAGCCCACCTGA
- a CDS encoding Hsp20/alpha crystallin family protein, with protein MLMRTDPFREMDRIVQQLSGTSGTWSKPSVMPMDAYRQGDVYVIAFDLPGVSTEAIDIDVERNMLTVKAERRPTGKSDGVQMELSERPLGVFSRQIMLADTLDTEHIEADYDAGVLTLRIPIAERAKPRKISIGGESGRKQISG; from the coding sequence ATGTTGATGCGCACCGACCCGTTCCGCGAGATGGACCGGATCGTCCAGCAGCTTTCGGGCACGTCGGGTACGTGGTCGAAGCCGTCCGTGATGCCGATGGACGCCTACCGTCAGGGCGACGTCTACGTGATCGCCTTCGACCTCCCCGGTGTGAGCACCGAGGCGATCGACATCGACGTCGAGCGGAACATGCTGACGGTGAAGGCCGAGCGCCGGCCCACGGGGAAGTCCGACGGCGTGCAGATGGAGCTCTCCGAGCGGCCCCTCGGCGTCTTCTCCCGCCAGATCATGCTGGCCGACACCCTCGACACCGAGCACATCGAGGCCGACTACGACGCGGGTGTCCTGACCCTGCGGATCCCGATCGCCGAGCGCGCCAAGCCCCGCAAGATCAGCATCGGCGGCGAGAGCGGCCGCAAGCAGATCTCCGGCTGA
- a CDS encoding HSP18 transcriptional regulator gives MNETPEPPEPIPFLAATAALEAINQAVRDARKPFARPTAAGAAATTADTDAALAALVMLREVREQLAGWESGLIETARGQGASWADLAGPLGVASRQAAERRYLRLRPGAAGSTGEQRVQATRDTRAADRTVTAWARDHAADLRRLAAQVTALTDLPASAEGAVGDLNLALADNDAARLVRPLADTRDHLRPEDAELAERIDALTRHTDQLRQDTHDQRST, from the coding sequence ATGAACGAGACCCCTGAGCCGCCCGAGCCGATCCCTTTCCTGGCCGCCACCGCGGCACTGGAGGCGATCAACCAGGCCGTGAGAGACGCGCGTAAGCCCTTCGCACGCCCGACCGCGGCCGGAGCGGCGGCGACCACAGCGGATACCGACGCCGCTCTGGCCGCGCTGGTGATGCTGCGCGAGGTCCGCGAGCAGCTCGCCGGTTGGGAGAGCGGCCTGATCGAGACCGCCCGCGGGCAGGGCGCGAGCTGGGCCGACCTCGCGGGCCCGCTCGGGGTCGCAAGCCGCCAGGCCGCCGAACGCCGCTACCTGCGGCTGCGCCCGGGAGCGGCCGGGAGCACCGGCGAGCAGCGCGTCCAGGCCACACGCGACACACGTGCCGCCGACCGCACCGTGACCGCGTGGGCCCGTGACCACGCGGCAGACCTCCGCCGGCTCGCCGCCCAGGTCACCGCACTGACCGATCTCCCCGCCAGCGCCGAGGGCGCCGTCGGAGACCTGAACCTCGCCCTCGCCGACAACGACGCCGCCCGCCTCGTCCGACCCCTGGCCGACACCCGCGACCACCTGCGGCCCGAGGACGCCGAGCTCGCAGAACGCATCGACGCCCTGACCCGGCACACCGACCAGCTCCGCCAGGACACCCACGACCAGCGCAGCACCTGA
- a CDS encoding STAS domain-containing protein translates to MVERPSPEAGGNAIAVEVLDHAVAIRPSGEIDIETAPALRSALAQALAHASPAKPVTVDCSRVSFCDSSALNALLAARLTAQEAGTVVRLAAPNHQLQRLLEMTGALPLFPVDHDPPPADRSSKEYPHGLPR, encoded by the coding sequence ATGGTCGAACGCCCTTCCCCGGAGGCCGGCGGCAACGCCATCGCCGTGGAAGTCCTGGATCACGCCGTCGCCATCAGGCCCTCGGGCGAGATCGACATCGAGACGGCCCCCGCCCTGCGGTCCGCTCTCGCCCAAGCCCTCGCCCACGCCTCACCGGCCAAGCCCGTGACGGTCGACTGCAGCCGCGTCTCCTTCTGCGACTCCTCCGCGCTCAACGCACTCCTCGCCGCGCGGCTCACAGCGCAGGAGGCCGGAACCGTCGTCCGCCTGGCAGCCCCCAACCACCAGCTCCAGCGCCTCCTGGAGATGACCGGCGCCCTGCCCCTCTTCCCCGTGGACCACGACCCGCCGCCCGCCGACCGCTCCTCGAAGGAATACCCGCACGGGCTGCCTCGGTAG
- a CDS encoding AMP-binding protein, translating to MRVGQAVGYVGPAAHRGFDLTGMAADIAAQDPFLRRVFTFEAPGRSSADQVAFFLPSGGTTAEPALAPRTHNDYAYQARAAAELVSLTANDVYLAALPAGSDFAFGCPGILGTLSVGGTVVLVEGPGADGCLAAVERERVTITSLEPAAARLWLDLLPRVRADVSSLRLVQIGGGPLDRATAERVGPASGCRLQQVLGTAEGLLTLTRPADPDETVLTHAGPPALARRRDPRGRRRRRGRSRGGTRPAPRPRSAHPAGLLPGARPQRTLLHPRRVLPHRRPRAAHPGRRTGGDRPPHRRPVSPVTGGRRWEDGPMPTPMPMDRGPMDLEAYVERTRGGPCFVCAFLAGHPDYAHEKVFEDEQHVAFLDRWPTLPCKVLVAPKAHIEHAVRDLDATAYTRLMLVVREVALAVEDVLDSERTYLYSLGSRQGNAHLHWHIAALPPGVPYERQQFHALMTENGVLSPSPAEQSATAALLRAALAARSAVPEPPR from the coding sequence GTGCGGGTCGGCCAGGCCGTCGGCTACGTCGGTCCCGCGGCCCACCGGGGCTTCGACCTCACCGGGATGGCCGCGGACATCGCCGCCCAAGACCCCTTCCTGAGGCGGGTGTTCACCTTCGAGGCACCGGGTCGATCGAGCGCCGACCAGGTGGCCTTCTTCCTGCCCTCCGGCGGTACCACTGCGGAGCCCGCGCTCGCTCCGCGCACGCACAACGACTACGCCTACCAGGCCCGGGCCGCCGCGGAGCTGGTGTCGCTGACCGCGAACGACGTGTACCTCGCGGCGCTGCCCGCCGGGTCCGACTTCGCCTTCGGCTGTCCCGGCATCCTCGGCACGCTCTCCGTCGGCGGCACCGTCGTCCTGGTCGAGGGCCCCGGGGCCGACGGGTGCCTCGCGGCCGTCGAGCGCGAGCGGGTCACCATCACGTCGCTGGAGCCCGCCGCCGCCAGGCTCTGGCTCGACCTGCTTCCCAGGGTCCGGGCCGACGTGAGCAGTCTGCGTCTCGTGCAGATCGGTGGCGGGCCCCTGGACCGGGCGACCGCCGAACGGGTGGGCCCGGCGTCGGGCTGTCGCCTCCAGCAGGTCCTCGGCACGGCCGAGGGGCTGCTCACCCTCACCCGGCCCGCCGATCCGGACGAGACCGTCCTCACCCACGCAGGGCCGCCCGCTCTCGCCCGGCGACGAGATCCGCGTGGTCGACGCCGACGGCGTGGACGTTCCCGAGGGGGAACCCGGCCGGCTCCTCGCCCGCGGTCCGCGCACCCTGCGGGGTTACTACCGGGCGCCCGACCGCAACGCACGCTCCTTCACCCCCGACGGGTACTTCCGCACCGGCGTCCTCGCGCGGCGCACCCTGGACGGCGGACTGGTGGTGACCGGCCACCACACCGACGTCCCGTCAGCCCTGTGACGGGCGGCCGCCGGTGGGAGGATGGGCCGATGCCGACACCGATGCCGATGGACCGTGGACCGATGGATCTGGAGGCCTACGTCGAACGGACGCGCGGCGGGCCGTGCTTCGTCTGCGCCTTCCTCGCCGGACACCCGGACTACGCGCACGAGAAGGTCTTCGAGGACGAGCAGCACGTGGCCTTCCTCGACCGCTGGCCCACCCTCCCCTGCAAGGTCCTGGTGGCTCCCAAGGCGCACATCGAACACGCCGTGCGCGATCTGGACGCCACGGCCTACACCCGGCTGATGCTGGTCGTGCGGGAGGTCGCGCTCGCTGTCGAGGACGTCCTCGACAGCGAGCGGACCTACCTGTACTCGCTGGGGAGCCGGCAGGGCAACGCCCACCTGCACTGGCACATCGCGGCGCTGCCTCCCGGGGTTCCGTACGAACGGCAGCAGTTCCACGCCCTGATGACCGAGAACGGCGTCCTGTCGCCGTCGCCCGCCGAGCAGTCCGCCACGGCGGCGCTGCTGCGCGCGGCGCTCGCCGCGCGCAGCGCGGTCCCCGAACCGCCGCGGTGA